A window of Lepidochelys kempii isolate rLepKem1 chromosome 1, rLepKem1.hap2, whole genome shotgun sequence contains these coding sequences:
- the RPL18A gene encoding large ribosomal subunit protein eL20, producing the protein MKASGTLREYKVVGRCLPTPKCPTPPLYRMRIFAPNHVVAKSRFWYFVSQLKKMKKSSGEIVYCGQVFEKSPLRVKNFGIWLRYDSRSGTHNMYREYRDLTTAGAVTQCYRDMGARHRARAHSIQIMKVEEIAASKCRRPAVKQFHDSKIKFPLPHRVLRRQHKPRFTTKRPNTFF; encoded by the exons ATGAAGGCGTCGGGCACT CTGAGGGAGTACAAAGTTGTTGGGCGATGCCTTCCTACTCCTAAATGTCCGACACCACCCCTTTATCGGATGCGTATCTTTGCTCCTAATCATGTTGTTGCCAAGTCCCGTTTCTGGTACTTTGTGTCTCAGCTGAAGAAGATGAAGAAGTCTTCTGGAGAAATTGTGTACTGTGGACAG GTATTTGAAAAGTCCCCTTTGCGGGTGAAAAACTTTGGTATCTGGCTACGCTATGATTCTCGTAGTGGAACCCACAACATGTACAGGGAATACAGGGACTTGACAACTGCTGGTGCTGTTACACAGTGCT ACCGTGATATGGGTGCCCGCCATCGTGCTCGTGCTCACTCTATTCAGATCATGAAGGTTGAGGAGATTGCTGCTAGCAAGTGCCGTAGACCTGCAGTCAAGCAATTCCAT GATTCGAAAATCAAGTTCCCTCTGCCACACAGAGTTCTGCGTCGTCAGCACAAACCACGTTTCACCACCAAGAGACCAAATACATTCTTCTAA